Proteins from one Parasteatoda tepidariorum isolate YZ-2023 chromosome 4, CAS_Ptep_4.0, whole genome shotgun sequence genomic window:
- the LOC107437178 gene encoding histone-lysine N-methyltransferase SETMAR-like, producing MDKTKMRVIFEHEFCHGTNAAQTSQNVNEVLGKDAAKELTVLRWFIKFRSGDFDLQSEPRGRSESKVDDNQLKAVMEANPSETTSELVSRFEVTIPTILSHVKAIGKVKKKQDKCVSHEMSERHQRNCSEACCSLVSRLRVRSIFAPDSHVQ from the coding sequence ATGGATAAGACAAAAATGCGAGTTATTTTCGAACATGAGTTCTGTCATGGAACTAATGCAGCGCAGACAAGCCAAAATGTTAACGAAGTGCTTGGCAAGGATGCAGCTAAGGAACTTACAGTACTTCGATGGTTCATTAAATTCCGATCTGGAGATTTTGATCTTCAAAGTGAACCACGTGGGCGGTCTGAGAGCAAAGTGGATGACAACCAGCTGAAAGCTGTAATGGAAGCAAATCCATCTGAAACGACAAGTGAATTAGTATCAAGGTTTGAAGTTACCATCCCAACAATATTAAGTCATGTGAAAGCAAtcggaaaagtaaaaaaaaagcaggatAAGTGCGTTTCGCATGAGATGAGTGAGCGTCATCAACGGAACTGCTCCGAGGCTTGTTGTTCTTTGGTATCAAGACTAAGAGTTCGATCCATTTTCGCACCGGATAGTCACGTGCAATGA